TTCTCCCGCATTCCGGGGTCTGCCTCTTCTCTGTTTGCCTTGTTTTACAGAATACTTCGCCAGCGTAACATTGACCCTGCGGAGAACCAGAGGCTTGAGCAACAAGTGGACCAGTTGACTACGCTCGTCACTCGGATGATGGAGGGACAAGCGGGCCGGTCCAACCTCCCTGCCTCTCCGCCCAGGACGTCAGTTCCCGTGCCCGTAGCGATGCCTGAGAAATACGATGGGAATCCTGATCATTGTCAGGCACTTCTCATGCAGTGCAGGCTGTACATCGAGGAGCACCCCGAAGGATGTTAAGAAAGGAACTCGAACTGTCGCCGAGTTCTCTTTAGAATTCCGCACCATCGCAGCAGGACTATGCTGGCCTGAAGAGGATGTTTGAGGATCCTCTACTGCCGAGTGCTCAATCCCGAGATTCAGGACGAATTGATGTCTCGCAGAGCTGGACTGTCATTCGAAGACTACATTAGATTGTCTGTCGCCCTGGACAACACCATCCAAGAGCGCCACTGTAGACGTACTCGCTCGACCATCATACCAGCCCAGTCAGCGGCGGTCGAGGACCCGACAGAACTCATGCAGTTGGGACGCTCCCCACTCTTAACCGAGGAACGACACTGCTGCAGAGCCCATGGCCTCTGTCTCTATTGTGGAGCTTCGGGACATGCCCTCCGCTCCTGTCTGATCCATCCATCCCGGTCAAATCCACATGTTCAAGTAGGAGCCTCAGTCTTTTTTGGGATATCACTTAACTTACGATGCCAGTGGTTTTGACCAGTGACAAGGAATTGCAGTTTACCAAGGCCTTAATTGACTCGGGGGCAGCAGGGAATTTTATGAATATCGTACTCACCAGAAAATTACAGATCCTGCTGCAAAAGCTCTCCATGCCTATTGCTGTCTAGGgggttaaccctctggagtctaggggtaggggacacactttcactgactcgggcatggtcacacatttcattcaatatcatacacttaattcatggcaaataaattatttcttatatatttgttttggcattacagtaaactcatctttattttaatgtactttgtaaatatgtcagatttatgcgAAGTTTGtattttgacatcaaagtatagacattgcaaaatgcagtttggaacacttgcagaaagattataaaagtacatagtaagaaatagtggcagtttgttttgatcccagatatctgatcaccaaagtcttggctacatgaagatgactaaatggtgtagttgcaacattctgttggataaataaataagaaaatggtaactcatgtcactatttctggctcctttaattgaatatgtagcaactttcatgtgtatgaatgagccattgacacctggccacatccctcccccccttttatggcgctgacggggatgtatctggatcgcgtttcactgttacgctgttcatcaaattaccatgcgaatgcgagcatatttagaatgtgaatagcgatcttcgggcgagagcggtactacacgcccccgatgcagataaaacaaagtaagatgacatggttacttttttgctgatttaacctaattttaaaaactttaatacttccgacaatgggcgttttgaaaagaagacagattacggatttagtcagagtttttttcatgtttctataataagatttcagcgagttatgaactgaaatacacaagaaagatatgcagcatcgccgacgatgccgttgactccagagggttaatggGGAGCCGCTACCCGGTGGACAAGTCACTTTTTGAGATGGCTCAGTTACATTACGAGTAGGGGCTCTTCACACAAAATCGATAGATTTCCTAGTACTCCCCACTCCCTTGCTGTGCATCCCTAGTGGAGAGTCCAGACCCGGAGGACCTATCCATCATTCCACCTGAATATTCTGACTTCCGGGATGTTTTTAGTAAAGAACTTTAATTTCAGCTGCCCCCTCACCGGGAGTGTGAATGCGCCATAGACCTCCTGGAGAGGGCGCCACTCCCTATGGGCCATCTCTACTCAGCTATGGAGAAGTACATTCAGGAAGGACTCGCACAAGGTATCATCCGTCCATCCACTTCTCCGGTGACAGCTGGATTCTAAGAAGAAGGACGGGGGGCTTTGTCCATGTATAGATTATCGAGCCCTGAATGCCATCACCATGAAGTGACGTGAACCCTTACTTTTGATCCCTTCGGCACTAGAACAGCTTCGGTAAGCAAACTTCACCAAATTGGGCCTTCGCTGCGCTTACAATTTGGTACGGATCCAATGTGGTGATGAATGGAAAATGTTGTTTATCACCAGCACTGGACAATACAAGTACCAGGTTATGCCTTACGGATTGGCTAATAGCCCCTCTATCTTTCAGGCTTCTATGTACACGGTGTTCTGTGACATGATTAACCGATTCGTCATTGTCTACAttgatgacattttaatttactCGCCTTCCCTTTCCCAGCATGTAGACCATGTTCACCGAGTCCTCCAGAGGCTACATGAATTCCATCTTTTTGCGAAAGGGGAAAAATGTGAGTTTCATCGAACCCAAGTCCAGTTCTTTGGTTATGTCATCCGACCTGGTGCGGTGGCGATGTACGAAAAGAAGGTGGCAGCTATCCAACAGTGGCTTCGTCCCCACACCACCAAGAAATTGCAATGCTTTCTGGGGTTTGCTCATTTCTACCGCTGCTTCATCATGAATTTTAGTCAGGTAGCTGCACCCCTGACTTCCCTTATGCAGGGATCAGGTTCCCGGTTAATTTGGACCCTGGAAGCGGAGACTGCGTTTGTATGTCTAAAACAAGTCTTCTGCGTGGCTCCTATTCTTCAACAACCACATCCTGAGTAACCCTTCGAGGTCAAGGTGGACGCCTCGGAAGCAGGTGTCGGAGCTATCCTCATTCAGAGGAATCAGGTAACCGGTCGCCGATATCCGTGTGCCTATTTCTCTAAAAAACTTACCTCTGCAGAGCAGAATTATGACGTCGGGGACCGGGAGCTCTTGGCCATTAAGCTGGCTCTAGAAGAATGGAGACACTGGCTCGAGTGGGCTCGTCATCCATTCCAGGTGTTCACGGACCACTGCAACCTGAAATATCTACTGAAAGCAAAACGGCTTAATTACTGACAAGCTCGCTGGGCTATGTTCTTTGCCCGCTTACATTTTAAGGTAACCTACCTACCCGGTAAGAAGAATATGAAAGCCGATGCTCTATCTAGACAGTATGACCCCCCTGAAGCCGTCAACTAACCAGAATCTATTCTAGCCCCAACCTGCTTCACAGCCACTATTACCTGGTCCCTGGAGTAGGCAATCTGGACCACCTATGAACACGCTGCGCCCCCGGCTGGATGCCCCCCTTGTAAGTTGTATGTTCCCAACCCGCTCCAATCGATGGGTACATACTGTACATCCCATAGCATGGGGCACCCGGGGGGCCCCGCGACCCAGCAGTTGGTATCGCGGAGATACTGGTGGCCAGGCTGGCGAGCGGAAGTTGAACAATATGTCGCATCTTGTCCTGAGTGCTCGCAGCTCAAGTCGTCCCACTAACCTCCAACCCTTACCCATCTCATTTCGTCCCCGGTCCCACTTAGCCCTGGGTTTTATCACCGATCTTCCCCTCTCCAGAGGTAACACCATTGTCCTACAGTAACTATCGTAGATCGGTTTTCTAAAATGTGTCGTCTGAACGCTTTTCCCAAACTCCCGAGTGCTGCAGAATTAGTGGATCGTCTGATCATGTGGGTATTCCGATATTATGGCATTCCAGAGGACGTGGTGTCAGACTGAGGTCCACAATTCACCTCTCAGGTGTTTAGATCATTCTGTTTGAAACTCAATGTCTCCCTCAGCCTCACCTTGGCATATCATCCCCAGTCAAACGGACCAACCAGGAGGTGTCTAAAGCACTTCGATTGCTCTGCAAAGACAAACCCGCTGAATGGGCTATACGTCTCGTCTGGGTTGAATATGTTTTAAACACCAGAGTGAGTCCTGTCACTCGTCTTTCTCCCTTCCAGTGTGTTTTAAGATTTCATCCTCAACTTTTCCCCTGGAATTCAACGGTGTGTGATGTTCCCCAGACGGAGGACTGGTATCAGAGAGCCAGAGAGGTCTGGCGGAAGACGCAACTTGATCTCTCCGGCTAAGTGTTCCGACAGAAAACCCAAGCGGACAAACATCGACGAGCTGGCCCGAATTATCAAGTGGGTCAGCGGGTCTGGCTCTCGACCAGAAATCTGAAACTCCCGTCATGCCATAAGTTGTCTGCCCGGTTCATTGGAGCTTTTAAGATATCTTGGCAAGTAGGTCCTAACACCTTTCATCTCTCATTACCAAGCATATACCGTATCTGCCTGACCATTCATGCCTCAATCCTAAAATCTGTATGGTACAGTCCTGTTCACCCCTCTCCAGATGTGGCAATTCCACCACCTCACACCTTACAGGATGGGTCTCAGGTCTATCAGGTTCGAGCACTCTTGGACTCCCGACGACGTGCTGGGGCTCTCCAATACCTTGTGGACTGGAAGGGATCTGGTCCTGAGGAACGATCATGGGTACAGGCGGGATATCCTGGATCCTGACTTGGTGTCCGCCTTCCATCGTGACCACCCCTCAAAGCTAGGCACTGCGAGGGTCGCCCACACCGTCACTCTCGGCctctgggaggtggggggggggggggggggggtactgtcacgcccagAGGGGCAGGGCAGCTGCAACTAATTCCAGAGTAATTGCTCCTCTACTTAAAGCGGAAGCGACGTCACACATGtcgcgaagtattgttgccatgtatATGAGCCTTACTGAGCGTTATTTTGTCTTGTGCCTGtcttgcctgccctgcctgcctgacccgccttcCTCGTCCTGCTCTCTGGACCCATCCTCATCGTTCCTCCCGTCTCGTCATTACCCCATCTCGTCATGTTTCGTAGGACTGACCTCACCGGTGCCTGACTTTTGGCATCCGTCATGACCACTCTTTTGGACCCTCCCTTTGGCTTCTGGTATACCTGATTCCCTCATTAAAGTCCTGTTCTCCCGCATTCCGGGGTCCGCCTCTTCTCTGTTTGCCTGGTTTTACaccaaggcattcccaggccagctgaaaGAAATGATTTCTCCAGCATGTGCTGGGTTTGCCCTGGGGACTCCTCCCAGTTGGAACATGCTGGAAATACCTCCCTATGGAGCCGTTCAGGAGGTATCCTAGGCAGGTACCCAAACCACCacaactggctccttttgatgtggaggagcagcggctctactttgagcccctcctgcATATCTGAGCCCCCACCTACAGGACCCCGAAAGGCAATGGTTGTAGGTCCTATCCAAGTCCAGAAAACTCATGTAAACTGGTTGGGTGAACTCCGAAgaaccctccagtatccttCTGAGGATGGTGAGGTGTTCTGCAACCAGGACAGAATTCGGATTGTTCCTCATGGACCAAAGGACGGACCCTCCTTTCCAATACCCCACCATAGatcttcccagggaggctgaggactATGATCCCCCACATGCTCCGTTCCCCTTTCTTAAAGACTGAGACcaccagtctgccaatccaaaggcactATTCCCAAATGTCCACACAGTTTTGAAGAGGTGTGTTAGTCaagacagcccaacaacatTATGCGCTTTAAAGAAGTCAGGGCAAATCTCATCCATCTTCAGAGCCCAACCACTGAGTAGTTGTTGACTACCTCAGTGACCTCTCCCCTTGAGGTCAGCAATTCCTCATATCAGCAAGtcctctagagtccagtggcagcgtgctttTCACCgctgcatccgacgctttgcattgcacttggtgatgtaaggcttggatgcagcagtttggccatggaaacccattccatgaagttctctacacaccattcttgagctaatctgaagacCACATGaggtttggaggtctgtagctattgactctgcagacagttggcgacttctgcataCTATGCATTTTATGTGGCCTACTACTTCGtagctgagttgctgttgttcccaattgcttccactttgttacaATACCACTAAGATTTGACAGTGGAACAATTAGTatcgaggaaatttcacaaagacttattgcacaggtggcatcctaccACTAtgccatgcttgaattcactgagctcctgagagtgacccattctttcgcaaatgtttgtagaagcattCTGCATGCGTAGGTGCTTCATTTTATGCACATGTGGCTATGGAAGcaattggaacacctgaattcagcgATTTTgagggtgtcccaatacttttgccaaTATAGTGTCCTAGAACAGTACATATCCAAGAAGCACATTGGTCAAATTAACAAGACACATGCACCGGCCTCTGTGAGCAGTCTGTTCCTGTGGGGGTGATTATGAGCAGTACAACATGGAGCTTTTACTATAGACCAAAGTGAACTAGCATAAGGAGGTGGCAGGGAATGGTACCAGTATCTTGATGGCATTGCCATATTGGGAAAAACCAAAAGCTATCCAATGGCAGTTAATGATGttttaatgtactgtaatttgGTCTATTTGAAACTCCAAGGGTTTTGCCCCCATTTGAGGCACCAGTGTCGGTGGCCATCCTGTTCTCTGTGTAATGTATCTCTATGTTcctagtgtgtttccctgctccctgggATACTGCGCAGCTCTGTGTGTTGAGTGAGTGGCTCAGAAGCTGACATCACTCCAGTCATGCGTTTCAGATACCTTTTGTTTAGTTTAttggattttattttatctttagTGTTTGATATTGTTTATCTCAGTCTTTGCTTTGTGTCCATGTTTTGGGTTTATCGTGCCTGGTTTAATTCTGTTCTGTTTGTACTTATGTTCCAGGTATTTCTTAGTGTTAGCCCTCAGTGTTTTTCAATGTTTCCTAGTTTCTTGTGTGTTAATTGTAACTTATTCCACCTGTTTCTTGTTGGCCAAAGCTTGTCCTGATTAGTTGATTTGGTTATAGTCCACACCTGCCCCTAGATAGCCTTATTGTCTGCATGTATTTACTGTAAGTGGCTGTCCTCATCCTGTTCTTCAGTAAGTCATTTTGTTAGACATCTGAGCTGTGTTACTTATTGTTTTTAGCTTTGGTTGATCCCTAGTCCTGCTCTCAGTTTTTGCTCCGTTCCCTGGTATGTTTATTTTTGTGGTTCTTTAAAGTTCTTATTTCTCCTATTTAGTACTTGACCCATTGTGGTCCTGTAATTTTGTGGTTTATCTCTTGGTGTTCAGTTCTTGTTAATAAATCTCTTTTTCTTCTGAGTCTCCCCGTGGATCCTCACACTTTTTCCACCTTGGCCATGTCCTGCTgtaacagaaatgtgacttgAACCTCTCCTCCGTAAAAAATCTGATCAAATTTTAAAAAGATGCTCCTTCATGTTGGCTTGTTGGCTAAGAGAAACATGTCCATATTTTTTTGATCCACTTTACTTGGTAAAAGTGAAGTTTGGATCGAAACCCATTTACGTTACGTTACTTCCAGCAGATTTTTATTCTCTCCCTGTATTTCAACATTTACTGTAGCCCATTTGTATGACCAGTTATTATAAATTGGGCAGTTTGGAGAGACCTTTTCAGCTATTCCCCATGTATTTCGATTGTGGGAAGAAGCCAGAGGGAAGCATACAGACTCCAAATGCATGGCTATAGAAGTAGGAATTCAAACCCACATCCCAGGGGGTATAAGGACACTGTAGCTGCCATAATGAGAGTAATCTATGAGCAACCATGGTTTACAGTGTTATACTTTGAAATATACCTTTAAGCATGCAcgtgtttaattaaaatatgaaatttgAATGCCATTTTCATATCGGTATAATATAAACAGAATTTCCATGCACAGTGATGAAAATCTCATAGCTGTTGTTACTTATTCTTGTCCTAATTGGCCAGCTTGTTTTCGTCTTATACTGTATGCTGAAACCCACCCAGGCTGCTGTGttgtaaacaaaacagaaagtaTCCAAATCAATTTGAGGTCCAAtcgaaaatattaaaatgaatcaTTATTTGGAATTTATTGAATAACACCATATGCATTGTAGACAATCTATGCATTTATTACGCTGTTTCCACACTTCTCCATGTGCATCACACAGCTGTAGCAAGACCCACTCGATTGTTGCCCCTATCAAAGATGGTGTAGAACTCTCTGATGAAGACGTCACCCAGGATCCAGAGCTGGCCAAAGCCACCGGTACTAATGCGAAGCATGCATCCACTGCTGTACTATAATGGAAAAGtaaaagaaacattaacaatTCAAAGGATGGTTGACTAAGTTAACGATTATATCTTGTAGTCATGAGTAttctgagagggagagacaagGCAACAATGAAGTTTATTCTCTAGTGTTAAGTAACATGTCATTGGTGGAATGATATAACAGAAAGAAAGATAATCAGAAGAAGGGTAGCAGGAAATAGATGAAGAGTAAATGTTTGCTATGTATACTTTTCTGATCTCTGTTTCATATATTTATTCTTGAAGAGTTAAGAGCTGAATCTCATGATTCAATTTCATCTCACAGATTTCTGTCTGCAACCCTGTGAATTATCTAATCTGCCAGTGCTCTCATTAGAGTTCAGGGGTTTTAGTAAAACAGTAGCCATTGAATCTTCTTTTGGGATCTAATAGAGTGAAGCTTAATCCTGGTTGTGCAAATCATACCTGAGAAACATATGCAGAGGGAGGGATACTGAAGGCATGTCCGCCAAGGGTAAAGGTCAGGTCAGGCATGGATCCCACGCTGTTGCAGTTCACGAATGCCTACGGGACACAGTCCTTCATCTTATTTTTTGCTCATGTAGCATTATTTGTATGTCAAAGTAGAGCAGGCTGAGCCTCTTACATCTCCATTTTGGTTCACAGAAGCCTTCAAAGATCTCAGGAGGTTTTGAATGTCACTGCTTGGTCCCACAATGTAGGAGGTGCCGGTATCCACCATAGCTTGGCAGCCACCAGAGCAAGCAACAGCTTTTTTATTGATAGACACGCTGCAATGAACAAAAGATCAGTTGACCACTTATGAACAAATAGCGGTCAAATTTGTCCCTTACGCTCCTACAGACATTGTTTCCCCAGGAAAATTGCATGATTGTCTTTTAGAGGGAGAGGGCCGTGAGTTTTTTCTCTTACTGGCATTTCGTTTTTAATTTCCTCTCGGTCAAAGCACATCAATACTTAAATTGCAGGgaaaaaatgataaattataGGAAGTTACTTGGGTGCAACTTAAATGAAAACTGTGCTCTACCAATTACATTTGAATGGACTGAATTTTTAATTGCAAGATTTCTCTGTAAGCCGAaatgtttatcattttaaagctCCCTCACACTTAACAAATAGTTTTACATATTTCAAATGTTTCAATGGCTTGTAGACATAGAGGATGACTGGGTAACAGCATAGATCAGTGTATAAATTTGCCATAAGAGTAATTTTAGATGGGGGTGTGAATGATCCAGGATGTAGCAAAGACAGGTACATTCGTTCCCATCACTTTTGACACATTACCAATATCAGTTATATGCTGAAAGCGCTAGTAATTTGTTTGTGATATATGAAGATCTGACAGCTGGATGCCAAAAGAAGCTGACCAGACACTGACCTGTTCATGCTGATCTGCCAGTAGGATTCAGAAGACAGTGGGATCCAGTAAATGGAACCTGTGTAATATGAAGAGTCGATCCCACCAAAGATCACCACACTGCCATCTGCACTATCGCTGAAAACAGAAACGTCATGTTAGGTGACCTGGCTGTATAATTTCCTGCTTATCTGACCAATGATCTGGCCCCACCTGCTCAGGTAGATGGAAAACAGGTCCTGAGAAACCAGCCTCTGGCTCATCATATTATCAAAGACTGGGGTGGCACCAGAAGAAGAAATTGAAGGGAAGGCGAGTCCCAGGATCCCATCGGGTTTCATGTAATACATGAATTGAGCCTCTGTCTGACTCAGACCAAAGATCTGGTTGGGAACGATGATCCCACCAACCTTAGACAGGAAAGAACAGATTATTAACACTGTGGATAAATAGGTTTGCAATGTAATGTCAATATGGTGATAAGTGAAGCTCCATGAATGTGCTGTTATGACAGCCCAGTTTGAATTTGATCCTTAGGGACCATAGTCAAGTTGCAGATGATTGGCTTCTTTAATTAGTGTCCAAAATGTAAAACTTAGTTGAAGTGTCAATAATAATCAGATGCATTTGTTAAAGGTGCCATAGAAGGATAATCTGACTTTACCTTGGCATAGTTTAAAAAGGAGAGTTAAGTACAGTACATGGAAATAACATAGCGTGAATCTCAAACACTGTTGTTACCTCTTGTAAATAAGACTCTTGAATATGTGACAGAAGGAAATGAAATGGGCTGTTTTGAAATTTCAAGACTGTTATGTAATAGTCTTAATAATGCCCTCAAACGTAACAAAGTTCTGCTGTAGTGAGGGATGAAATAACACTGCTTTGGGACACTGTTCTTTTGATTCAGTTCAACTAAAGGATTCATTTTGATTCATTCACTAATTCGTTCGGAAAGAAAAGAATGACTCGTTGCAGGGAAGTGAGCGTGAGTAATTAGTTGTTGTTGAAATGAATCGTTTGCAAATGTCACACCATTATTCTGCAGGCATTTTGAATAACAAAGCTGAGGACAACAGCGAAAATGGCAGGCTGTATGCATACGTTTCCCAAAACCTCCCGTTTGCAACTTACATAGCTGGAACTGTTCATTTTACAGCCAATTATGTGGTTGTAACTGGACCCGTAAAACCACTACTGGACATTTTTCAACCAATCCAAGTTCATATACCTTCTACGTACAATTTGAGAAAAAAGCATTCTATGGCACCTTTACGGTGGTGAAAAAGACAAGAGACTGTTCTGCTAAACTCGGCCAAAAACATGGAAAAGGAAAATGGAATGACCAATGAATTTGTTCACCATGTGTAGCCAGCACAACACTGTGTATCTTAGCACATCGGTTTACCTCAACGGTGTCATATCCCAGCACTCCAGTCATGCTCCCAGTCCCATACTCTATGGCCACTGGCTTAGATGTGGACTTGAAAGTTTTGGACCTTTTTGGGTTGAATTTAGCATGGTTGCctggaaaagtaaaaaaaaaaaaaaaacgtctgtgattgaaggatttttttacttttaatttttaagcAAAATTGATAGACAGATAAAATTGTGATTAGGGATTTGAACTTTTGAAAAAAGACCCAGGACCAATGTAATTGTACCTTTAGGGTGATACTTGAAATACTGGATTGTGAGGTCACTAAGTACACAAATCTTACTCTTGCTGCTCTTGTAAAAGCATAAACTTCAGCAGCTGCCAGAACTATTAACTAATATTACTGCTATGTCATAGATTACGTTCTTTCTTCCTTTGTGACTCTGCTACCTCACTGGGAATGAATCAAGAATCATCAGAGCCTTCAGAGTTTAAATATGAACCCAAGGTAGGACCGTAACCAAGGCAACAAGGCAACAGCCCTGACTCACTGCAAGCCTGGCTGGAGCAGTTGATGGATGGTACCCATAGGTTGGAGGATCCAGTGTCAAAGATGACAGTGAAGGACTGTGGAGGATTTCCAATGGAGATGACACCATAGTATGTCAGCTGTACAGGAAGAAAGATACTGGAAGTTTATGACAAGTATCATTTGTGTAGTTCAAACAATAACAGCTCATCTCTCCATTACGTAAAATTTACAATGGTCTTATTTTCTAAAATCAAATTTGTTATGGAATAACAGCTGTATTAAGCAGACATTTCTCAAAGAAACACACTGATATCATCTGTTTTCTGTTCAAGCTGTAAATTGAAAAACAATAGGAACAATCAAAAAAAGTTACTTAACAGGGGTTCGTAATAAGAAAGATATAtactactttgtgacgctcgtGAAACAGTGCTAGTCTTCAGCGGTATCTCACCTTCAGTTACAATGCAGCACTGCATGTATTACTATTTTTACTATTCTATTTTTATTACtctattattatcattattatttttctgtattatATTACAGGAAAATTAGACTTTCGAATTGTATCCTGGGGACTCCTTGTGTCTCATGTATAGTACCTGTTTTATAGAATCCTAACTCCTAAAGAAAGctgcttattattcatcatttaCCTTCTAAATATCTGCCTATTCTATAATTGTGCCCATGTGTTTTTGTGCATCTTAAGCTGTACAATTTCTGTTACAGTAGCCGTCTGTTTAAAAAGAACGGAAAACATTCAGTCTGAGATCGTAGAATTGGCGGCGGTCACTTACGTCAGCATCGTTGGTCATCCGTTCATTGTTGGCGAAGTTGCTGGCAAACTTGACCATAGGTTTGTAGGGGTGTCTCTTCCTAAACTCCTCCCACAGTCCCTGCTCCTGCAGGACCTCCCTTGTCGTCTTTCCCTTTTTCAGCGGAATCCTGCAAGTACATCACAGTCATATTAGCCTGGCTGTGCTCCAACACATTATCATGAACCACGTGAAGAATTTAAGGTGTAATTTTACCCTGATTTTTTCACTTAAAATGAAAGAACCTTAAAATCGTGAAATTCACCCTGCTGAACCTTAACGCTTCATTAGGTGCAGTTGGAGATAATGCCAAACATGAACTCAACCAACTACAGTTTATGCAAGAATGTAAATAATTCAAAGAGGTAGAATGAAGGTCTTACTTGTGCAGGCACTCGGAGAGGGCCACCAGGGCGAACAGCAGAAAGGCTAGCTTCATCGTGACTGTGTCCACTAGTCTTCACTGGGTGACTGGGGACTCTGGCTTTGCTCTGGCTCTTATATACTGGGTCACTGTTTACTCACTTCTTTATCTGGGCGGTAAGAAAAACACAAGCTTTCATTGAGAAGTAAACATTTTGGGGTAGGAATGACAGCAGGAATCCTCATTGCGCTCGAACTAAGATCAATAGAACATTCTTATACTGACAGTGCataataatgtattattaatgtattacgGGATATGCAGTGTGTCCCTGTGAGCCTGAGGACATGAATCTCCAAGGGAAattgccatttaaaaaatacagtaaaaacaACTGCGTTTGATCATTGGGAAAATGGGACCTTTGGAAAACACAGTAGTAGCTGATGGTACAAGCCAAGGTACATGCTTACTTAGTCTTGCTGC
This genomic interval from Paramormyrops kingsleyae isolate MSU_618 chromosome 8, PKINGS_0.4, whole genome shotgun sequence contains the following:
- the LOC111855030 gene encoding pepsin A-like; translation: MKLAFLLFALVALSECLHKIPLKKGKTTREVLQEQGLWEEFRKRHPYKPMVKFASNFANNERMTNDADLTYYGVISIGNPPQSFTVIFDTGSSNLWVPSINCSSQACSNHAKFNPKRSKTFKSTSKPVAIEYGTGSMTGVLGYDTVEVGGIIVPNQIFGLSQTEAQFMYYMKPDGILGLAFPSISSSGATPVFDNMMSQRLVSQDLFSIYLSSDSADGSVVIFGGIDSSYYTGSIYWIPLSSESYWQISMNSVSINKKAVACSGGCQAMVDTGTSYIVGPSSDIQNLLRSLKASVNQNGDAFVNCNSVGSMPDLTFTLGGHAFSIPPSAYVSQYSSGCMLRISTGGFGQLWILGDVFIREFYTIFDRGNNRVGLATAV